From Camelina sativa cultivar DH55 chromosome 5, Cs, whole genome shotgun sequence:
ATATATGATTTCATCAAATAAGACAACACAAATAagagtttttggttgtgttCTCACTGACAACCGCTCAATCTTGCCCAATCCACAAACTGCATTCCACCGTAGATGTTATTGGCCAACCGTACACCAACAGTGAAGGCCATAGCTGCCGGAGGCACTTTCTTGGCGAAAGGAGATCCTTCAACCACTCTCTCTAGACCATTGATGATTTGATAACGAGTATTCGAAGAAACACTCAAGAATACACCTGCAATCAATTCACCAATTGTTGTGGAGATTAATGATTTAGCAAAGTGAAAGTGATTTAAGGTAGAAAAagccatatatattatatatataccccAGAGAGCTGCACTCTTGATTAGTGGTGGTACAGGGATGCTCTCTTCTGATTTATTCATATTTCTGAGAAAAGACAATGACAACAAAATGTAAGCCAAATCCAAAAAGTTTAAGTTACCCTTTTGATTCGAGCAAGCGGAAAGAGGTATGTATACCGTTTTGCAGTCATTATCAGATTTGCGATGCCTTGCCCTATGATGCCACATCCAAACCCAACTGCACCATACATTATACCCTGAAGAAATGTGAACAAATATTGATCAGCAACAGCAAAAAGGATATGGAGCAACTGTGACGGAGATTGTGAAGTTTGATTACCTTGTAGAAGTATGTAGCAAGCCTCTGTTGAGCTGAAAAACTACATCCTGGTCTTTCAGCTTCAAACACGCTGCATAAGTTCAACATCTCAAAGTTTAGTAACCGATCAGTTACAAGATGACAGACGTAAGTACTATATGAAGATTTAGTATCTTTTTTGAGGGATGTACCTGCTAGGAAGTGCATTATAAGCAAAAGCCATGCGTCCTAAGAAGCCAGCTGATGCAGATGGATGTCCTAAACGGACATAAGGCGCCAACATACCGACCAGAGCAACATTGACCACAGTTCCGACTAATAGATCAGCAACATACAACTCAAACTCTGCCCAAAAATCCTTCCCTCTCTTTTGAACTTCAGCAACAGTGGCACAACACGAATCAATGACTATCTGAAATTACATATCAAAATGCTTATTATTTCTTAGATGCAAGCATGGTATTGCATATCCAAATGTGAATGTACAAGGAGAAACTATTTCCTTAATGAAAATTTTGGCAGGAGTGCCTTACCTCAACTCCTATTTTAAAGAGGAAAGATGGATCAGCCAACATTCTGTTACGAAGCACAGACCATGATCTTATAGCGAACCCAAGCAGCCCAGCTGAGCTCTAAAtccaaagaaatcaaaactcaaaacactcTTCTCAAACGCTATTATCTccataagcaaaacaaaataagagtAATGAAACATGTACCTGCAAATCCAAGTATCTAAGGAGCAGCACTTTCCGGATCCCATAGGTCTTAGCAGCCTCCAACATATCAGATGGAAGAGTAGCTCCTCGAGCTTCAGTCTCCTTCATGACCTCTTCAAATTTCAAAAGAGGTCCAAACTCTTTTTCTTCGTAGTCTTCGCCATCAtcaccttctcctcctcctcctcctcctccatttccacctcctccaccattgTTAACTCCCCCATTACCATCATTACCATTAAAGCCATCACCAACATTACTCTCAGGCTGATCATCAGTTCCCAAGTTTCTAACATTTTCTTTCCCTAAGTTGctatcatcatcactctctACTTTTATTTGTTCTGTAGCCgcaacaccaccaccactagATAGCGGCTCAACAGGAGACTGAGACATATTAACCATCAAAAGACTCGACCTTTGCCTACCTCTAATCCGCAAAACAGGCACTTTCATTGCCTTGACCGAATCTCTAAATACAAAGTCTCGATTACAAACCCCTAACGCAGAGATCTTGTTTCTCACTTTCACTACACTCGAGAATTGACAATTCATTCCACATCCTGCCATTTTTCCCTCTTCTGTAAACAGAGAGATAAGTCGACAAATAAGAACACACTCttcaatcaaaatccaaaatttgaaGAACAAGCTTATAAAAAAAGGCTTCTTCCACACAAGCAGCAAAAAACCCCAAAACTGTATCAAAAGGAATAAACTTGCGAAACCCCAATTGATctcaaagattgaaactttagcCGATGATGATGAAACCCTAACCTTTCAAATGAGAGACAAGGTCCCtgccaaggagaagaagaacagtCGTAAGTGACTGCAAGAGTTGGATTAGGGCCACTGGCGCTTATTTTTCTCCGGCTTGATTCTGTAGGAGGACGGATCCGGATCCGGGTAGGAGGACGGATCCAGATCCGGATAGTAAAATTTCATATCCGGCGGATTCGGAttcggatccggatccggatccggatagCACAAAAATACATTCCCGGATATCCGATATCCGACCCAGTTGCTAAATATTACAACACTATTAGGcttatatttgtttgtatctGTGGGCTTAATATACATTACTATTTTAAAGCCCAATACGAGAAAGTAGTAACAAagtttgtacttgtttgagacgACTTACAATTAGggtttcacttttatttttctctatgCCGCCGCCGATTATGTTTTCTCCATCAACCTTCTTCCTCCATCACCAGCCTTCTCTCTATAAAACCAAGTCCCTCTAAACCTAAATTCTTAATCTCAAAAGTCAATTTCCGTAGCCGTCAGCATagttcttttaactttttttttttttcatcttcaatcatagtttgtttttggtttcaaatttttggtttgtttttttacattgaGAAATCAAATCGCTTTCGAAAGGCGTTGCGCTCttcgttttagggttttacGTACCCTGAAGGGCGTGTCACCGGAAgcgtataataaaaaaaatcttcaatccGATCGatagggatttttttttgcgAATTCGGATTCGTtcgaatgaaacaaaaaataccCTAAGATCCGATGGCTAATTTTGAAccgatttgtttggtttttttatccATCGGTTAATCGTGTTTGAGAAATTTCgaaattgatttggtttttagaaaattggtttattatttgtttgcttCATAATGGTGAACTCTCTTAGATTATTTGTGAGAGATGTTCAAGTTTCCGGAGCAAATATTAAACTGGCCAGAATTTTAACAGCTCTGTGTTTAAATTTTACCATTTTCACAGTGTTACCTGTCTTCtggtatattttttattcaccCTACATATATTTCCCTAATTCCATTatacctaaattttttttgtttcaaacgtTTTCTAATCAACTCAAatcttcagtttttgttttctgatttgtaATTATGCCATAAGATTAACTATAATCATATGTTTGGTCGATTAGGGAAATGGCTAATATGAGAAGTTATCCTCCAAATTGAACAAATGGgcttttgattgattttatcggcccatttttttaaaaagtcctATTAGAATGGTTCGGAAAAGATTGATTTCATTGCACTTAAATAatgaaaaacctaaaatcaataCAAGGATAAATTGGgtaataaaagataaataaattgtGTTATAAACTGAACCGAACAAAAATTGAAACCTTTATCAACATGGTTCATTTCTTATATGAAAGACGTGTAATTTTGCATTTGTAGCTATCCCCCTTGATTTATCCTCAGCGTCCCTCTCCAGATTTAACCCCAAAAGAATAAGAATTATATGATTTTTGCTgtacaaaaaacaaatacatttttctcttttagaataaataattcaaaaaaaaaaaaaaagaacacaagaagAACAAGGGAACCCAAACGGAGTGAATAATGGGTTTATGATGATTGTCTGTTCATCATGGTTAATGATGATCCTTGCATCTGACCACCACCTGAACTTTTTCTGTGTGACTGCAGATGTTTTAACCTTCTGCTGAGGAAATCGATGTATGTCCTGAGACGATACCTGACTGAGTTTGTAAGAGACAATGGCGGGTTCAGAATCAGCATTGGTGCTTCTACTAGAAGAAATACCAGCAATCGCACCGCTTTCGAATATTGGTTTCCAGCGTTCTCTATATCTCCCATATACTCCTTAACCTACATACAGACAAAAGACAGTCACGCTAATGGAGTTAGaactatatattatgtatatgagAATGCATAACAGACAAATTGAACtgttttgtttctagttttTGGATTGTTCATCAAATTCTTTTGGGAAAAATGGCAAAGGGAAACTTACTCCTCCAAGTTTTCCAAGATCAAGGGCTGCTTCGAATATTGTCTCCATTGCATCCGGCATTTTTATATTTCCTACAACCAACTCCTTTTAAAGATCTTAAATACCTCAGAAACAGATTAGTTTAGTTTTTCTGAAAGAAGAAACATACCAGGTTCAATACTCTTGGCAAGTTCTTCAGCAAGCTCAATCTCCTGGATAAACTGCCTCTGAATCTGAGAGGACATCTCCTCCGATCCATCATGGCTGAGACCAGTAATTTTATCAGAATTGTGGGTATCGTATTTCAGGCTGCTACTTCTTAGTCTGTTAATGTCTTGGTTTGGGCTTCCTTCCAGAGCTGAAATTGCCTGAGTATGACATATGTGCAGTGCCTGTTTCCAAATTGCCAAAATCGCCAATTGTATAGAGAAGGCTTCTAGATGTTTGTCAGACTCAATCTATGCAAAGAATCATGAAAAGAATTTACTCAGAAACTCATGATGGCACGATGGTAATACATGACTACCTATAAACAGTGTAAGTTTTGCTTACCCTTTCATGAACTAATTCTGTAATTGTTGCTGCACATTTTCTCAGAGACCTGATTCTTGTCAGACTGTGAGTTGATGGCTGTTCAAAAGCATCTCCAAGATCCAGAGACCCATGAGAAGTGCTTGGGGCAGAGTTCTGACTGTTCAGGCTATCAAACCGACCAATGCTGTTGCCAGTAGCACCAATTATTGGCATGGGAGCCGTTGAACTTATGCTTCTGTTGAATAATTCTACAGGAGGAGACTTGAATGGGAAATTATACGGCTTCGACGAacctgatgaagatgatggcaTATCCACTGGTGGTCCAGATACGAGAACAAAATCTTGATCCATGGAGTCTTGAGAATCATCTACTGCAGAACTGATATAAGTGAGAACCCAAACAAGAAACTTTTTCATTCTCAACAGTGTAGAAAAATAGTAGAGATTCAGTTTACCTCTTCCTGGAGCAATAAGTGATCTGGAATCAGTCAATCCTGTAGGCTCCCTACGGTTTCTCCTATCCGAATTTATTTGAGTTTCAAATCTAAATCTATCGTTTTCCTCTCTTTGGTTGATTCTACTATGTTCAGAAGTATGTTCTGGATATCTTAAAGGACTAGATTCCGCCTCCCTTCTTTCAGCTCTGGTATCAACGTTAAATCCAGAGGACGACATCATTGAGGACGTCTTTTTCAAATTGGAAGGGCTCCCGTCAGGTCCACTTGAAATATCATCTAGGAAGAATGGCAAACAGTCTTCTTGAGAACTTTCTTCCATGTTTCTTGAGGGACTGCTtccagaagaaagaaaaccgTCCATTGTTCTTAACCCCAATCTACTCCTGCAGCACAGATAATTTCATCAGTACAAATGGTTGCCTAAAGGAGAGTAAAAGCATTACTCACGACAAACGTCAAATCTACCTTGAGAAATCATATGCCTGCCTGTCCGAAAGAAAAGGGTGATTAAAGAACTCTTCAAATGTCAAACGTTCCACTGCGAAAGACAAGATATTCAAGAATGGCTTGCGATCGCAATGGATACACACAGACTAGGACCATAATAAAGTGGTGTAGGAGATGAATAGAGCTCAGTGTAATCCGCTATTTAAATCACATCTCCAAGTTCTGGAACCATGAGTTACTCGGAAAACTAGAACAGTCTATACTGAAATGGCAACAGTAACAGTTTCtattttcaattatgctaaTCAAACAAATAACTATGAACATGTTTGAATTGCCAGTTCAACGTGGCCACAATTCTATATACTTTTACGTTTTTTAGGCCAACACACATATGCCAATATGTCTCATGCAAAAGAATTGTAGCTTCCACTACTTCCAGCAGAATTGACTTTAAACTGATGCTGACCTGGATTACGGCGCAGTAACTTCTTACACAGATCTATACAGTCCAAACTTAAATCTCTACAGTCCGC
This genomic window contains:
- the LOC104785706 gene encoding serine/threonine-protein kinase ATG1c-like isoform X5; the encoded protein is MAPEIMQLQKYDAKADLWSVGAILFQLVTGRTPFTGNSQIQLLQNIIRSTELHFPADCRDLSLDCIDLCKKLLRRNPVERLTFEEFFNHPFLSDRQAYDFSRSRLGLRTMDGFLSSGSSPSRNMEESSQEDCLPFFLDDISSGPDGSPSNLKKTSSMMSSSGFNVDTRAERREAESSPLRYPEHTSEHSRINQREENDRFRFETQINSDRRNRREPTGLTDSRSLIAPGRVDDSQDSMDQDFVLVSGPPVDMPSSSSGSSKPYNFPFKSPPVELFNRSISSTAPMPIIGATGNSIGRFDSLNSQNSAPSTSHGSLDLGDAFEQPSTHSLTRIRSLRKCAATITELVHERIESDKHLEAFSIQLAILAIWKQALHICHTQAISALEGSPNQDINRLRSSSLKYDTHNSDKITGLSHDGSEEMSSQIQRQFIQEIELAEELAKSIEPGNIKMPDAMETIFEAALDLGKLGGVKEYMGDIENAGNQYSKAVRLLVFLLVEAPMLILNPPLSLTNSVRYRLRTYIDFLSRRLKHLQSHRKSSGGGQMQGSSLTMMNRQSS
- the LOC104785703 gene encoding protein RETICULATA, chloroplastic, yielding MAGCGMNCQFSSVVKVRNKISALGVCNRDFVFRDSVKAMKVPVLRIRGRQRSSLLMVNMSQSPVEPLSSGGGVAATEQIKVESDDDSNLGKENVRNLGTDDQPESNVGDGFNGNDGNGGVNNGGGGGNGGGGGGGEGDDGEDYEEKEFGPLLKFEEVMKETEARGATLPSDMLEAAKTYGIRKVLLLRYLDLQSSAGLLGFAIRSWSVLRNRMLADPSFLFKIGVEIVIDSCCATVAEVQKRGKDFWAEFELYVADLLVGTVVNVALVGMLAPYVRLGHPSASAGFLGRMAFAYNALPSSVFEAERPGCSFSAQQRLATYFYKGIMYGAVGFGCGIIGQGIANLIMTAKRNMNKSEESIPVPPLIKSAALWGVFLSVSSNTRYQIINGLERVVEGSPFAKKVPPAAMAFTVGVRLANNIYGGMQFVDWARLSGCQ
- the LOC104785706 gene encoding serine/threonine-protein kinase ATG1c-like isoform X6, with amino-acid sequence MDGFLSSGSSPSRNMEESSQEDCLPFFLDDISSGPDGSPSNLKKTSSMMSSSGFNVDTRAERREAESSPLRYPEHTSEHSRINQREENDRFRFETQINSDRRNRREPTGLTDSRSLIAPGRVDDSQDSMDQDFVLVSGPPVDMPSSSSGSSKPYNFPFKSPPVELFNRSISSTAPMPIIGATGNSIGRFDSLNSQNSAPSTSHGSLDLGDAFEQPSTHSLTRIRSLRKCAATITELVHERIESDKHLEAFSIQLAILAIWKQALHICHTQAISALEGSPNQDINRLRSSSLKYDTHNSDKITGLSHDGSEEMSSQIQRQFIQEIELAEELAKSIEPGNIKMPDAMETIFEAALDLGKLGGVKEYMGDIENAGNQYSKAVRLLVFLLVEAPMLILNPPLSLTNSVRYRLRTYIDFLSRRLKHLQSHRKSSGGGQMQGSSLTMMNRQSS
- the LOC104785706 gene encoding serine/threonine-protein kinase ATG1c-like isoform X3, encoding MAQFTGRVVGDYLMGRQIGSGSFSVVWEARHRVDGTEVAIKEIAMDRLNKKLQESLMSEIYILRRINHPNIIHMIDMIKSPGKVHLVLEYCKGGDLSVYVQRRGSVPEATAKHFMQQLAAGLQVLRDNNIIHRDLKPQNLLLSTDETDADLKIADFGFARSLQPRGLAETLCGSPLYMAPEIMQLQKYDAKADLWSVGAILFQLVTGRTPFTGNSQIQLLQNIIRSTELHFPADCRDLSLDCIDLCKKLLRRNPVERLTFEEFFNHPFLSDRQAYDFSRSRLGLRTMDGFLSSGSSPSRNMEESSQEDCLPFFLDDISSGPDGSPSNLKKTSSMMSSSGFNVDTRAERREAESSPLRYPEHTSEHSRINQREENDRFRFETQINSDRRNRREPTGLTDSRSLIAPGRVDDSQDSMDQDFVLVSGPPVDMPSSSSGSSKPYNFPFKSPPVELFNRSISSTAPMPIIGATGNSIGRFDSLNSQNSAPSTSHGSLDLGDAFEQPSTHSLTRIRSLRKCAATITELVHERIESDKHLEAFSIQLAILAIWKQALHICHTQAISALEGSPNQDINRLRSSSLKYDTHNSDKITGLSHDGSEEMSSQIQRQFIQEIELAEELAKSIEPGVGCRKYKNAGCNGDNIRSSP
- the LOC104785706 gene encoding serine/threonine-protein kinase ATG1c-like isoform X1, translated to MAQFTGRVVGDYLMGRQIGSGSFSVVWEARHRVDGTEVAIKEIAMDRLNKKLQESLMSEIYILRRINHPNIIHMIDMIKSPGKVHLVLEYCKGGDLSVYVQRRGSVPEATAKHFMQQLAAGLQVLRDNNIIHRDLKPQNLLLSTDETDADLKIADFGFARSLQPRGLAETLCGSPLYMAPEIMQLQKYDAKADLWSVGAILFQLVTGRTPFTGNSQIQLLQNIIRSTELHFPADCRDLSLDCIDLCKKLLRRNPVERLTFEEFFNHPFLSDRQAYDFSRSRLGLRTMDGFLSSGSSPSRNMEESSQEDCLPFFLDDISSGPDGSPSNLKKTSSMMSSSGFNVDTRAERREAESSPLRYPEHTSEHSRINQREENDRFRFETQINSDRRNRREPTGLTDSRSLIAPGRVDDSQDSMDQDFVLVSGPPVDMPSSSSGSSKPYNFPFKSPPVELFNRSISSTAPMPIIGATGNSIGRFDSLNSQNSAPSTSHGSLDLGDAFEQPSTHSLTRIRSLRKCAATITELVHERIESDKHLEAFSIQLAILAIWKQALHICHTQAISALEGSPNQDINRLRSSSLKYDTHNSDKITGLSHDGSEEMSSQIQRQFIQEIELAEELAKSIEPGNIKMPDAMETIFEAALDLGKLGGVKEYMGDIENAGNQYSKAVRLLVFLLVEAPMLILNPPLSLTNSVRYRLRTYIDFLSRRLKHLQSHRKSSGGGQMQGSSLTMMNRQSS
- the LOC104785706 gene encoding serine/threonine-protein kinase ATG1c-like isoform X2, with the protein product MAQFTGRVVGDYLMGRQIGSGSFSVVWEARHRVDGTEVAIKEIAMDRLNKKLQESLMSEIYILRRINHPNIIHMIDMIKSPGKVHLVLEYCKGGDLSVYVQRRGSVPEATAKHFMQQLAAGLQVLRDNNIIHRDLKPQNLLLSTDETDADLKIADFGFARSLQPRGLAETLCGSPLYMAPEIMQLQKYDAKADLWSVGAILFQLVTGRTPFTGNSQIQLLQNIIRSTELHFPADCRDLSLDCIDLCKKLLRRNPVERLTFEEFFNHPFLSDRQAYDFSRSRLGLRTMDGFLSSGSSPSRNMEESSQEDCLPFFLDDISSGPDGSPSNLKKTSSMMSSSGFNVDTRAERREAESSPLRYPEHTSEHSRINQREENDRFRFETQINSDRRNRREPTGLTDSRSLIAPGRDDSQDSMDQDFVLVSGPPVDMPSSSSGSSKPYNFPFKSPPVELFNRSISSTAPMPIIGATGNSIGRFDSLNSQNSAPSTSHGSLDLGDAFEQPSTHSLTRIRSLRKCAATITELVHERIESDKHLEAFSIQLAILAIWKQALHICHTQAISALEGSPNQDINRLRSSSLKYDTHNSDKITGLSHDGSEEMSSQIQRQFIQEIELAEELAKSIEPGNIKMPDAMETIFEAALDLGKLGGVKEYMGDIENAGNQYSKAVRLLVFLLVEAPMLILNPPLSLTNSVRYRLRTYIDFLSRRLKHLQSHRKSSGGGQMQGSSLTMMNRQSS
- the LOC104785706 gene encoding serine/threonine-protein kinase ATG1c-like isoform X4; translated protein: MNELEKVSNGLQLLLIVYCRVSRSLQPRGLAETLCGSPLYMAPEIMQLQKYDAKADLWSVGAILFQLVTGRTPFTGNSQIQLLQNIIRSTELHFPADCRDLSLDCIDLCKKLLRRNPVERLTFEEFFNHPFLSDRQAYDFSRSRLGLRTMDGFLSSGSSPSRNMEESSQEDCLPFFLDDISSGPDGSPSNLKKTSSMMSSSGFNVDTRAERREAESSPLRYPEHTSEHSRINQREENDRFRFETQINSDRRNRREPTGLTDSRSLIAPGRVDDSQDSMDQDFVLVSGPPVDMPSSSSGSSKPYNFPFKSPPVELFNRSISSTAPMPIIGATGNSIGRFDSLNSQNSAPSTSHGSLDLGDAFEQPSTHSLTRIRSLRKCAATITELVHERIESDKHLEAFSIQLAILAIWKQALHICHTQAISALEGSPNQDINRLRSSSLKYDTHNSDKITGLSHDGSEEMSSQIQRQFIQEIELAEELAKSIEPGNIKMPDAMETIFEAALDLGKLGGVKEYMGDIENAGNQYSKAVRLLVFLLVEAPMLILNPPLSLTNSVRYRLRTYIDFLSRRLKHLQSHRKSSGGGQMQGSSLTMMNRQSS